The following is a genomic window from Xiphophorus couchianus chromosome 5, X_couchianus-1.0, whole genome shotgun sequence.
TCAGATTTGTggaatatatataaaaaaaatcaaaaaaatctgaattttccaaaaattaaagcttcaaaaacagaaaacttgatAAAAATCAGTGAATTTATTGCGCAGCTCTAGTTAAAATAACcatgtttgaattttaaagcTGTGTAGAAGAAAACTGAATGAGCAGTAATaccttttttctcaaaacaaaaataaaagggagaaaaacaaccaaaactgtCCAACACTGTTTTGTTAGTCTACGTTTATTACCAGTCTATCTAACCCACTGAATGTGATCGTTTTGCCTTTAAACATCCCTGCCTTACAAAAAATCTGGCCAACCACCATTCCCATCCTTTCCACTAAGTCAAACTGTGACTTTTCCAAACTGAAAGGAAGTAAATATCTCTAATTATCACAAACTCCAGAGTCTCCACAGTGTGAAGCCAACTCACCAGTCCTCATCCTGACACGGCGGATGTACTTCTCTCCCAGAAAGTTCCTGATTTCCACCAGAGACCCACTCTCCTGAATGACCACGTTGATGGGGAAATGGGCGTACACGGAGCGCATTTTATACCGGAAACCCTGCAGCAGACAACAGGAGCAAAGTCAACGATCAAACAAACAGATTTACGTTGTTAATTTAGAACAAAGGCAGCCCAAGTGACCGAGATTCATTTGACTGCAGTGTTTCCAGGAAGGTGAACCTCACCAGAGTGACACCCTTGATCATGTTCTGGACGTGGCTGCAGATGGTGCGCACCGTGGCCAGCTCCTTCCTGTTTCCCCACCATTTCTCCACACGAAGCTAAACAACAACAGCACAGGGATCAGTTTTACACAGCCTCACATGttaaattacagttaaaaatgCTCAAACGGTTGATAACTTGACAATAAGGGGgtacaaccaaacaaaaaaagtcaaacattactTTTTATCTTGTAATTGAAGCAGGGATGCATCCCGGCACTAGCTCCATTGCTAATGGTTAAACTTTCTTTGAATATACTCATGCAACACTATTTCAGTAACAGATTGTCAATCATAGCTACCTTCTTCTGTTTCTTGCCCAGCAGGCTGAGCTCCAGGTTGATGTGGTTGAACTCCCTGGTGAGTTTACCACGGGGCCCTTTGACAATCACAGTTCGCCCCTTTAGCCTGACTTCCACTGTGGCAAACAAAAGtcagtttaaaaacattacaacatatttattcaCGTTCATCTGTGCAGCATCAGCAGCTTCTTACCGCTGTCAGGCAGGTCGACAGTCTGGCTGCTGAGAATGGTCTTCATtctacacacacgcacaaaacAAGCGTTATATTTCAATCTTGTTTCAGCACTTTAACTTAACACTCAATAAGTTAGGCAACCCTAAAGCACGTGATGTATGTAAATGTTCTGATAGGTGCAATATTAGCATGTGTGATTTAAGCTTGAATCAAGCCAATCTGGATTTAGCCACACTGACTGAGCTAATGCTAACGCAGAGCTACGCTGTTCCACATCCcatggttttaataaaaaagacaaaatgttctaCTCCAGAACAGTCACACAAACTACCAGGAGTTGTTTAAACCCCACTCCTGTAACTGAAACAGTTTAATCGGCCGTCGCCATTAACACAAACAGACCCGTCAGGCCGCAGACGGATAAACTGTGGACAAACTATTAATCATTTCTCCACCGAAACTAAAAGCAGGACAAAAATATCGCTCATATTGTGAAATGTAGCATCATCGGTGTcttgatgtgaaaaaaataaatagaaacgtGTGTTAATAGACTCAGATGGAGTTAGATGAAAACTCCGAAACAATTTCACAGCTATCCTCACCTCGCCGGTAGCAAAGGAAAGGAGGACGGAAGAGCGTCATGACGCAATTGTAGGAGCCCATCAGCAGACCTCATAATCAATTATCGAACTCTCTATCTGAAGACttaaaatgtgacagaaaagtaTATTTTGGGATGAAGTAGAAACAACAGAGTGTATTTTTTGGTATATAAATTTGCGAGTGTCTTTTAAGAAAATCTACTGGCTTTatttacaaactttaaaataatgaaagccCTATTTACCTAAATCTAGGTTAAACGAAAGTTAAATTTTCACAATAGCAGTGTTTTCTGTATGTGGATtacttagattaaaaaaattagcaaagaaaattgaaacattttaaatctggaaaaatataagaaaacgCTTAAAGTGATCAAAATTATACACAATACTTGAGCTGTAAACTGGAAATGGGAATGCTTTCCACGAATAGCTAAAATCCAATTTGGTTAATGTTTTTAGTTGAGtcgaatttaaataattaagatACAACTCAGATGTACTACAACTAAATATGTACTGGTATAGCTAGCAAAATCACTTAaattgacaaaagaaaaaaatttcattattaaaatgcataatcttttataatttatggtactgtttttatgaaaaactttgaaacCAGAGATATGTGATATTTCCCAGTCAGTTTTCGTTTCATGAATGCAGCATTAGACAGAAGCAGCTGCTTGTCGAGGTTAGATCGTTTCTAGGGATTTTGCTGTCATGGCGTTGTTAAAACAGAGTTGCTGTGTGACGGGTCGCTTTTTCACAAACCACTTAAGGTTAAGTCCCAGATCGATCTTACATGTGAGTGTCTGAGGAAACCCGAATatgtgaaaattatttaaactgctTTCTGTCCGCTAAGTTAACATTCAGAATCGGGGTCAGTGGGTCTggagctaacattagctagcagtctttattttgtaactccgctgctctgctgtgctgctgaCA
Proteins encoded in this region:
- the rpl9 gene encoding large ribosomal subunit protein uL6: MKTILSSQTVDLPDSVEVRLKGRTVIVKGPRGKLTREFNHINLELSLLGKKQKKLRVEKWWGNRKELATVRTICSHVQNMIKGVTLGFRYKMRSVYAHFPINVVIQESGSLVEIRNFLGEKYIRRVRMRTGVNCALSAAQKDELVLEGNDIELVSNSAALIQQATTVKNKDIRKFLDGIYVSEKGTVVDADQ